The Podospora pseudocomata strain CBS 415.72m chromosome 1 map unlocalized CBS415.72m_1, whole genome shotgun sequence genome has a segment encoding these proteins:
- a CDS encoding uncharacterized protein (EggNog:ENOG503NZ2S; COG:B) translates to MPRPPKKVAEVAPSPAPVAPAIINPIQQQQLPVAQIPGGPPVIDVAQFIRVRDSVYNRLQTIQDLIRSFSADYLRQTNLLIGEGTSLENGQETLDHLNGALGGLMPAALAAPMPVVEEKKERKKRTHDPNAPKRPLTPYFLYMQTARPIIASDLGEGAPKGAVQEEGQRRWAVMAPGEKAGWNTAYKYNLRLYQARVHSYKAGNMDAKNMSDDEARAYAELYNIDVSNLAQVEEFPADEQDAIAEQLHQTAAVESPPAEVSEEEPAPPAKTPNKKAVTRKRKSTAATPAVPEPPKPEPAATPASPEAKKRKRTSKAAEIVEEPKKSARKKTKN, encoded by the exons ATGCCGCGCCCACCCAAGAAGGTCGCTGAGGTCGCCCCCTCGCCTGCGCCAGTCGCgccagccatcatcaaccccatccagcaacaacaactccCTGTTGCCCAGATCCCCGGTGGCCCTCCCGTCATCGATGTCGCGCAGTTTATTCGCGTCAGAGACTCT GTGTACAACCGTCTGCAAACTATCCAGGATTTGATTAGGAGTTTTTCTGCCGATTATTTGCGTCAGACGAACCTTCTCATTGGTGAGGGTACCAGCCTCGAGAATGGACAGGAGACTCTTGACCATCTCAACGGCGCTCTCGGCGGCCTGATGCCCGCTGCCCTTGCTGCCCCCATGCCCGTcgttgaggagaagaaggagcgcAAGAAGCGCACTCATGACCCCAACGCCCCCAAGCGTCCCCTGACCCCCTACTTCCTCTACATGCAGACTGCTCGTCCCATCATTGCGAGCGACCTTGGTGAGGGAGCTCCCAAGGGTGCTGTCCAGGAAGAGGGCCAGCGTCGCTGGGCTGTCATGGCCCCTGGTGAGAAGGCGGGCTGGAACACGGCTTACAAGTACAACCTCCGCCTCTACCAGGCTCGCGTCCACTCCTACAAGGCCGGCAACATGGACGCCAAGAACATGTCGGATGATGAGGCTCGTGCTTATGCTGAGCTCTACAACATTGACGTttccaacctcgcccaggtggaggagttccCCGCCGATGAGCAGGATGCCATCGCCGAGCAGCTTCACCAGACGGCCGCTGTCGAGTCCCCTCCCGCCGAGGTctccgaggaggagcccgCGCCGCCAGCTAAAACccccaacaagaaggccgtgACCCGCAAGCGGAAGAGCACAGCTGCCACTCCCGCTGTCCCCGAGCCTCCCAAGCCAGAGCCCGCCGCCACTCCGGCGAGCCcggaggccaagaagaggaagagaacgtccaag